One genomic window of Thalassolituus hydrocarboniclasticus includes the following:
- a CDS encoding OmpA family protein yields the protein MNENELEQLKEQEGHWVAVSDLMAGLMMVFMLISIVFMINVEQERDKIRDVAILYDHLRVQLYEDLKSEFAGDMQRWGAELDKDLTFRFNNTEVLFDKGAADLKPEFQSILADFFPRYIGIITREKYRDDILEVRIEGHTSSAWYGALSEDDAYIRNMELSQKRTRSALGFVLELPDVSTNKDWLKSHLTANGLSSAKVVRDDNGVENGERSRRVEFKVRTDAEGRIATILDRVLP from the coding sequence ATGAATGAAAATGAACTGGAGCAGCTGAAAGAACAGGAAGGGCACTGGGTTGCCGTTTCCGATTTAATGGCTGGTCTGATGATGGTATTTATGCTGATTTCCATTGTCTTCATGATTAATGTCGAACAGGAACGCGATAAAATCCGCGACGTCGCCATTCTGTACGATCATCTGCGTGTGCAGTTATACGAAGATTTAAAAAGTGAATTTGCCGGTGATATGCAGCGCTGGGGAGCTGAGCTGGATAAAGATCTGACCTTCCGTTTTAACAATACCGAAGTGTTGTTCGATAAAGGCGCCGCTGATCTTAAACCGGAATTTCAGTCAATACTGGCCGATTTTTTTCCGCGCTATATCGGTATCATTACCCGTGAAAAATACCGTGACGATATTCTCGAAGTACGTATTGAAGGCCACACCTCCAGTGCCTGGTATGGCGCGCTGAGCGAAGATGATGCCTATATCCGTAATATGGAACTGTCACAAAAACGCACCCGCTCCGCGCTGGGGTTTGTCCTCGAATTACCGGATGTGAGCACCAATAAAGACTGGCTTAAATCTCACCTGACCGCGAATGGCCTGTCTTCTGCCAAAGTCGTGCGTGATGATAATGGTGTGGAAAATGGCGAGCGCTCACGCCGGGTGGAGTTTAAAGTCCGCACCGATGCTGAAGGGCGGATTGC